The Girardinichthys multiradiatus isolate DD_20200921_A chromosome 11, DD_fGirMul_XY1, whole genome shotgun sequence DNA window taaaatatatgaatgttacattttcatcatgacattatgaaaaataatgaactttatcacaatatgctaatattttgagaaggaccagtataaaATAAAACCCTAAACATTGGCTGTTTGCAAATCTGTCACAGTTAAAGTTAACAAATGTATGTACTGCAGAAGAATTTAAACTGAGATGACTGTATTGCTGAAGAAATTTGAGATTTCAGGGTTATCCCCTGTTTTCGGGGTCAATTTCTACCctgataaatttttttttaacctggtAGATGCAGTGGAAATATAGGGGGGTAAATAATGGTACAAAAAATTGCCCCTGCTTCCAAGAAAAGGTCAAGATTTCCTCTTTTACGTTCATGGTTCCAGCACCGCACACTCCACTCCACTCGGTCTCACTCTACTCCACATAAAAgctgttgtatttttattggCTCACTGATAGCTGCAGTTATGGCTTGAAGCGCCATGCCGCTGTTGGTCCTTACTAAGTTTCAAGTACAAACAagcaatataaaataaacacttaCCGTCACGCATCATGTCCTCCAACAATAATTTCGAGCCACCGCCACAGCTTTTGGTTTGACCCGCTTTGGGCATTGTAGTCctgaatatttttgtagttgctcttgagttttgATCTTTTCCCCAGAGTTGTGGCTTGTCATTCTCTCCACTACCTCAGTAAACACCTTCTCATGCCGCTGGCATTTGGCTGACCATGGTCCTAGCCAGTCAGTAAACAacagtctgttcatgtcacatgtTAGCCCTGATCAGACCCGATGGGACCTGCTGATGAGCAGGTACCAAGAAAGCCAGTACTGGGCTGGAAAAGCTGATAATGGAAACGGCTGCAAAATAGGCTGAGTGGAGCCGGCCAAAGTAGAGCCCGTGGAAAAGGTCAATATGTTCCCAATGTAACCAAACTCAGGAGGGTTTTATTTTAAGGAAGAGTTTGTATGTTTTCTCCAAACCATTTATGTTAAGCTCTGGGTTGGAAATAGCTTTAAAATAATCCTGTTTAAGAAAAGGCCAGTCTGCTCACACAACCCATAAACAGTACATCCTGTTGAGGgagacagacacacaggacaatgTGCTAATTAAACAAGCTGCAGCCTGCTGGGTCTCATGACTCAGCACAGTATTTCACTTTCATCCTCATTAATATACACACAGTCCATCTCTCCCTCAGCAGGAGGATAGGAACTGAAGAAAGGATCGTGAGAGAGGAGGCCAGAGACAGATGGCGTTAGACAGTTAGCCTGAGCAGAGTTATTAATGCTTTTTAGAAACTACCTTTTTTCCTCCACTGAAAACCCCTGACCTGCTGTTTCTCCTTAAGGTTGTGCTCCAGCTACCCGCAGAAGCTTCTGGTTCCAATCTGGATCACTGACAAAGAGCTGGAGAGTGTGGCTTCCTTCAGATCCTGGAAGAGGATCCCCGTGGTGGTTTACAGGTAAGCTTACTGACGCATGCCGAgcacagctttaaacttctccagttTGCATAACAACATGTGCTTGACTCTGACACTTCACATTCAAGGCATCAAAAGAACGGGGCAGTGATAGCTCGCTGCAGCCAGCCTGAGATCAGCTGGTGGGGCTGGAGGAACACGGATGATGAGTACCTAGTAACGTCCATTGCTAAGGCCTGTCACATGGACTCTGGAGCCAAGGGGACAGCAACTAGCCGCCAAAGAGGGGAGGCTCCCGACTCCTGTGATAGTGATTTTGGTAAATCTGCTGTTTTAGTGTTTGTAGAACATATATTCAATGTGGTATACTTCACTGTGGTTTTGTGGCTTAGTATAAATTCAGGTTTTGATGTaaatcatttctttctttttccattgtATCTTTCCAGCTAAGATAAGGGTAAAATTATTCATCAAGTAactcagaaaaaacaaatcctttTAATCAAAGCCCTCCTTTGTAATGCTTACTGGTCTCTTTGTTTTACATAGACAGCTGATGATGGTGATGGTTAATAGAGTATGATGAGGCAATTATTACGGTATATTTTAAAAGTACTCTATCCCTtgcacttttccacattttactAGGAAACAACCTGAAACTTATTTTGGGTTGgagcaaaataaaatagttcAGAATTGTGGTTTGGcaggaaatataaataaatctgaaaggtTTAAAGTGCATATGTATTATGGTCCATTTACTCTAATGCCTCTAAATCCAGTTCTACCAATTGCATTCGTATTTATGCCCGGGTCAGTACtctggaaccaccttttgcaaTTATAACTAGACAACAtcacagcatggtgctgccacctccatgcttcaaggCATGAATATTGTGTTCAGAATCATCTGCAGCATTAGTTTTCCACCTTGCATAGTGTTTCCTCTGTAGGCAAAAAGTTCAATTATGGGCCCATCAGActggagcaccttcttccatatgtttgcttTATCCCCGACATGGCTTGTAGGAAACGGCAAACTGGGATTCTAGTAGCTTTCTTTAATCGGTGACCTCTTCTAGCCATTCTTCCATAAGGGCCAGGTTGGTGGAGACCATGattaatacactgctcaaaaaaataaagggaacactcaaataacacatcttggatctgaataaatgaaatattctcattgaatattttgttctgtagaaagttgaatgtgctgacaacaaaatcagacaaaaatcatccatggaaatcaaatttattaaccaatggaagcctggatttggagtcacacacaaaattaaagaggaaaaacagactacaggctgatccaactttgatgtaatgtccttaaaacaagtcaaaatgaggctcagtattgtgtgtgacctcctcgtgcctctatgacctccctacaacacctgggcatgatCCTGATGAGAcgatggatggtctcctgagggatctcctcccagacctggactaaagcatccaccaactcctggacagtctgtggtgcaacatgacgttggtggatggagcgagacatgatgtcgcacatgtgctcaatcagattcaggtctggggaacgggcgggccagtccatagcttcaatgtcttcatcttgcaggaactgctgacacactccagccacatgaggtctagcattgtcctgcattaggaggaacccagggccaaccgcaccagcatatggtctcacaaggggtctgaggatctcatctcggtacctaatggcagtcaggctacctctggtgagcacattgAGGGCCacgtggccctccaaagaaatgccaccccacaccattactgacccactgccaaaccggtcatgctgaaggatgttgcaggcagcagatcgctctccacggtgtctccagactctgtcacgtctgtcacatgtgctcagtgtgaacctgctttcatctgtgaagagcacagggcaccagtggcgaatttgccaatcctggtgttctctgacaaatgccaagcgtccttcatggtgttggactgtgagcacaacccccatttttggacgtcaggccctcataccatcctcatggagtctgtttctaaccatttgtgcagacacatgcacatttatgacctgctggaggtcattttgcagggctctggcagtgctcctcctgttcctccttccacaaaggtggaggtagcggtcctgctgctgggttgttgccctcctacggcctcctccatgtctcctggtgtactggcctgtctcctggtagcgcctccaggctctggacactacgctgacagacacagcaaaccttcttgccacatctcgcattgatgtgccatcctagatgagctgcactacctgagccacttgtgtgggttgtagagtccagtccgtctcatgctaccacgagtgtgaaagcaccaccaacattcaaaagtgaccaaaacatcagccagaaagcataggtactgagaagtggtctgttgtcttttccatttgaacaacaacatgtgaaattgattgtcaatcagtgtttcttcctaagtggacagtttgatttcacagacgtttgacttacttggagttatattgtgttgtttaagtgttccctttatttttttgagcagtttatTTCAAGGTGTGTGAATACATTGGCAAGGCAGTTGGTTTTACTCAGTAGCAGCATCTCGAAATGAATAACAGTACCAGGTATCAGAACATGCTTGGGTTCTATTTTAACTTGAATATGTAGTGCCTGTTTAGCTCTCTAATTTATGTAAGAATTGCAGGTCATTTCTTCAATTGTATttagggttttgtttttgcatgcttcaattaaaacaaaacatgcagaTGTTATCCAAGAGTGTGAACTATATTGGGTCTGTTTAAAAAATTGAGTCCATTTAAAAAAGGTTCAGCTCAGTTTGCAAAGGAAACAGTACTCTGCATCTTTTTTAGTCTTGATTTTGTTGGTTGTCTCTTTGTGGCACCAATATGTCAAACTGTAGTTTTTAGCCCCTCTACTGACAGGTACAGCATGCTCTGCGAGGGGCAGTACGTCATCCACCAACTTTACTCAGAGAACAAGCTCCGTTAGAATCTCACAATAATTGCTCTTTTCCAGCAAAGGTTGCTGTTGGAGGCATGCCTCTTGTTATCGGCATTAGGAGGAAATATAGATTTTTCTGCAGGATACAAAAAGACTCGGTTTCTGTTTGTGATGTCCACAGGAACTCTCCTTTTTGCTGCTTTTCGTGTCACTCTTGTCTCCCTCTTCTTCCCAACACGAAGTTTCGCTCAGGTCTGTCctcttgtctgttttttttcctcagacTCATCGCTGACGGGCGGCTCCGGCTGTGATGACAGCACTGTTCCACACAAGCTGTTGATTCTGGACGCCCGCTCATACACTGCTGCTGTGGCGAACAGAGCCAAGGGTGGAGGCTGTGAATGCGAGGGTTAGTTTGATCAAATATTTAGTCGATTTTTCCCTCTTATGAAATCTATTCAcagtttatgtttaaaaatctgTCTGTGATAATGCTCTATGATTTAACAAGGTGTGGATAAAACAGCTTCATATTATTAATTGaattctgataaaaacagtttttagaaaatataaatgttGTCTATATCTTCCAGTAAGGTTTAAATTTGTTGACCTATATCCATGTTGTTGTTATATTTAGAGTACTACCCAAACTGTGAGGTGATGTTTATGGGAATGGCCAACATCCATGCCATCCGCAACAGCTTCCAGGCTCTGAGGGCTGTCTGCAGTCAGATCCCAGATCCAGGAAAGTAAGTTGATCCATTTGACCTTTCTCCATCTGAGCAGCTCTGCCCTCGTTTGCACCTCCCTCTCCTCTGTTTTGGTGCTCACAGTAAAGCAACACCACTCTGAAATGGGATTGTTGCCACAGTGCAACACAGTgcatttgtttacatgtttgGTTTGCTTTTAATAGTGGGCTTTGATTGTTCTGTATCtgcagttgttttattttagtggtTCTATCTACCCAGCTTCTGAGACATCATACTGTCTGCTGATATAAGGCCTGCTTTTCTCACAGAGGAGTGCAGGTTAGAGTTAAAGGGTTCAGTTAAATATAACAGCCTTGGAAATCCATTCTAAGTGGACACAGAGTAATATCATCTGATGTATCCGTTTAAATAGTCCAGTGGCCTTTACTGCACTAacctgagtgagttttttgtacTGTAACAAAGCAAGTTTATGACTGGCATCACTGTGCCAGCTTACCATAAAACTAAAGGGTATTTCCACTAATGCAAATAAactagaattaaaaaaaatatttaaaagtaaatatGCCACCTTATCTTATTTAGTTAGGACATCATGAGCCCACAGATAAATGAATGGGTAAAATGTTCTCTGGGTGGGCAGCTGATAGAGAAATGTCCTGGAAAACTTTCAGCTGTAGCTCTACAAAGTTCTGTCTCAGGGCTGCTGCACACCACACCCTTTTcagatatttgtaaaaaaccatttattattttccttctgccTCACAGTGATGTTCTACTCtgggttggtctatcacataaaatctcaataaaatactcaaaatgtcatAGCACCATATAACTGCCAGCATTTTCCTGTTTCAATTATACTAAGTATCATCATTATGAGTGATGATGATGTAGCATAAAACACAATTAGACACTCTAAAGCAGGCCCTGATGAGTTTTATAGATTTGGGAAAAAGTTAATTTCTCTTCTACTTATCACTGAACAAAGGAAGAGGTGTATGCTAGATCTTCAAATATTAgatcagaaataaaatgtttgtatgcTTCGTCCAGTTGTACCGATATTATGTTAATTTTTGACCGGCTTCCCTTCCTGCTTTGATTCCTGCTATGTTTCATAAAGTCTGCTATGAATATCATTTGTTTGGTTTAGAGTtacagtttctgtttttaggtCCATACAGCAGCAAATAGACATCATTAGTAATCTAACACCAGCTCCACCTGTTCACATAAAGGCCCACACATCAAAACAATGAGATTGACTGTAACCAGAGTTGTGATGCTGCTTAGTGAGATTTTCATTGTTAAACACACTGAGACACTGAGGATACTCTTGTTACAAACTCATTATCTCACCACTTAGGGTGCATTTCAACCAGCTGGTCTAATGGGCTACTTGTCATGGTTACAGCTGGCTGTCGGCTCTTGAGAGCACCCGATGGCTGCAGCACCTGTCGGTCATGCTGAAGGCAGCCACTCTGGTGTGTGGTGCAGTGGAACGGGAAGGCCGGCCTGTCCTGGTACACTGTTCAGACGGCTGGGACCGCACTCCCCAGATAGTAGCCCTGGCCAAAGTTCTTCTAGATCCTTACTACAGGACGTTAGAGGTgagtcttctgtttttgttgcttttaaattATTGCGCATTTGGTTTTACGTGGTATGTTAGCAAATATTTGTTTATCCAAGGCATCATGATACAGCCATAGTTTTCactgtaaaatacattttcccaCAGGGTTTTCAGGTGCTTGTGGAGACTGAGTGGTTGGACTATGGCCATAAATTCGGGGACCGGTGTGGCCACCAGGAGAACATGGATGACGTGAGCGAGCAGTGTCCTGTCTTTCTGCAGTGGCTGGATTGTGTTCACCAGCTGCTCAAGCAGTTCCCCTGCCTGTTTGAGTTCAATGAGGCCTTCCTGGTGGGTGGTTGTCCAACACTccttcctgcatgtttcacCATGAAATCTCAACCTCTACAGATGATGCAATTTTGAGAAACTATTAGTTTGTAAACTGTGTCCTAATGATGATATTTTGTCCCAGACACTCAGCCAAGCCATTTATAAACTGGCATATGGAGCGCCAGCCCAATACCCCATTCAAGTTAATAAAGTCAATGGCATGCAAACGTCTGAAAGAGCAATAAAATAACTCTACATTTCCAGTATTACATGATCAACATTAGCATTGTGATTTGTGTACCACAGTGACTTGTCAATGTTTGTGATGCTATAGCTTCAGCTTTTCGTGGATATTTTGTTCCAAGTGGAGTTTCTTCAGGTCAGCCTCAGTATGTTGCTCCTACACAAGTTTAATGTGAATGAGCCGACAATGCTTCACATAAAACTTGTTCATAATTCAGCTCATAGAATATTTTAATGAAGTTTCAGTTAACCATAAGATGACAAAACGTACAGAAAACCTGTTCTCCTGCTTCATAAACTGTCATATGGAGCTCACAAAGACATATGGTCCTAAAAAGGCCTAACTTGATGCATCCTTCTCCTTTATGCAGGTCAAGTTGGTGCAGCACACCTACTCATGTCTTTACGGCACATTTCTGTGCAACAACGCTCGAGAGAGGGAAGCAAAGAACATCTACAAACGCACCTGTTCTGTGTGGTCCCTGCTCCGCGCAGGAAACAAGAACTTCCAGAACTTCCTCTACGTTCCTGGCCTTGATGTGGTAatgttttattgacattttattaTATTACATATTCTTTGTGTAGTTAAGCTTCTGCTGAAAAACAATTGATTGAATGTGTTGTGAGTTTGCTTAAGTCAGGAAGTTAGATATTTCCATATCTAACTtccttttatttaatgaaaGATCAAAAGCAGAACTACTCTGTCACCCTTTGCCTCTTATAACAAAACATGAGCTGCTGATTTATAGGCAGCCTGTGTTTGTCCTTGTCTGCCAGGTGCTGCAGCCAGTCTGTCACACTCGTGCACTACAGCTGTGGACAGCTGTTTACCTGCCCACGTCATCCCCCTGCACAGCTGTGGATGAATCTGTGGAGCTCTACCTTCCCCCATGTGTGGCTGGAGATGAGCTCACCTCCCGCTCACTGGACAGGTATGTTTTTGTAAATGCCTTCAAATTCAGAATTTATAGTCCCTTGCTAAAGTATCCATGCCTCTTAATCTTTGTCAAATGTTATCACAAACCCCAGTGTctttttattgggtttttatgtgataatacaccaacataaagtagctcATAGTTGGGAAGTGAAAGAAAGCTGATACAAGGTGAAAAATCTGTAAAGTTTGCCATGCATGTGAAATCAGCCTCCCTGAGTCAATAAGTTCTCAGAACCACCTTTCTCTGCAGTAGCAGCAGCTCATCTTTTTGACATATTGGAATTTTCTGCCCCTTCTTCTTTCCAAAATAGCCTCAgctcagactggatggagagtcagcaagtcttgccacatattctcagctggctctgggctttgactgggccattctaacatattaaATGCTTAGGTAGTTGTCATGCTCAAAGTTGAACCCACCTCCCCAGTCGtctgcaggttttcttctagaatTGCTCTGTTTTTAACTCCATCCACCTTCCCCATAACTCTGTCCAGCTTCCCtctccttgctgaagaaaagcatccccacagcatgatgctgccaatacCATTTTGCATTGTAACCCTCATTGGGTTCACATGTAGCCCAAAACGTTTTGGTATCCACTGATCAGAGTACCTTCGGTACCTGCTGTAttctctacatggcttgtgccagtattaaaaaaatgtttcttttttgccaCTCCTCCATGCAAGCCAGATTTGTCCAACAGATTGTCGCCtgactgtggatctctgcagctgcagcagctcctccagagttaccatcagCTTCTTAGCTGCTTTTCAGATTAAAGCTCTCCAGATAATGATTTTTCAGATAATGGCCCGAATAGTGCAGAGCATAGaataatcctgctttaaacctgaCCACTCTTCTTTGTACCTTGTTCTGCATGATgctgtttactaatgttctctaactaaCCTCTGAGGCAAAGAAACAAAGTAGATTTATTTATACTAAGACTAAATTGCACATATGTGACCTATAATTTCTAAATGACTTCTGGAGGCACTGGCTTTTATTCACAGATATTGGATTAAAGGGGGTTGAACACATCTACATGTCATACTtctcaacattttatttgtaaaaataaaaaatgtaaaagacatgcttaatttttcttccacttctaaATCATGCATTGTTTTGGAttggtctatcagataaaatctcaataaaatattttgaagtttGGGGTTGTAATGTGTGAAGATGTAAAAAGCTTCTAGGGATGATAACACTTTTAACCCAGCACAGTATAGCTCTGTTGGATAACAGAGTTTGACTGCCCTCTAGAGTCCCACATTAGGAAATATGGGAGAAATGATAACTATGATCCTCTTCTGTCCAGACTTCCCAAGACTCGCTCCATGGACAACCTGCTGACAGCTCTTGAGAGCGGGCTGCCTCTGACTCGAACGTCCAGTGACCCTAATCTGAATAAGCACTGCCAGGAGCCCTCGGCACCAGAGCCCTCAGGTGCTGTAGAAGACACATCTGcagacagctctggggaagACATACCTGATGGGACTGAGGAGGTGCATTCAGCTGATCATGGTCTGGACAATAGTGGACCAGGGGCAGAGTGCTCTGAAGAGCCGTGTCTTACCACACAGCCCCTGCCGTCTCTACCCCTGCCCCCTGTCTCTGTTGGCATGAATGACTCACCCACACACTCAAACACTGCCTTTAGCACTCCTGTCCTCCACCAGGCTTCGCCTCAAATCACAAACCTTCCACTTCCATCACCTCCACTGGAGACTGAAAGTCCAAGTAGGACTGCTGAACCTTCCTCACCCACCCATAAATCAGAGCCATGCTTACctctgccttgcaaaaatactcAACCTGCAACCAACACCTTCATCTTACTGTCCAATGGACATGTTGATGGCGAAGCCAGTGGGCCCCCACAGTCATCCACCCTGCTGACATTGAAACAGCGGGGAGGCAGCATGGGCGACTCCACTGAGACTCTCACAGATGAAGGAGACCTTCCCCCTGTCTCGCCTTCTCCATTACCCCAGCATCTTGCTCAGAGTGATTTCAGTGATGAGGATCAGCCACAGAAAGAGGAGAACTTAAGGACAGATCTGGTGAAGGGAAGAGGGAGGACATTGACGGATACAGCAGCTGCTGTGGACTCTGCACAGGTGCCCCCTCGCCATCTGACCTCCCAGGGCCAGCTGTCAGACCTgcctctgctgggccttccaTGGGACAGTGTCCAGGGTCTGGTCCAGTCCACCTGTAGTCATTCTGCCGTCATCCGAGCCCTTCACCCCAGCAACTACCAGAGCCGCCAGCTTGCAGGTAAACTCCTCCGCTCACAGGGCTTCGCTGCTGCCTCCGGGTCCCAGTGCTGCCGAAGGGAGGCTCTATGT harbors:
- the mtmr4 gene encoding myotubularin-related protein 4 isoform X2, whose amino-acid sequence is MAGNMGEEGPPSLEYIKAKDLFPQKDLVKEDESLQVPFPVLQGEGVEYLGHADEAIIAISNYRVHIKFKDSVINVPLRLIESVESREMFQLHIICKDSKVVRCHFATFKQCQEWVKRLNWAIAHPSRLEDLFALAYHAWCLGASADDEDQHVHLCRPGDHVRHRMEMEVRRMGFDTQNVWRVSDINCNYKLCSSYPQKLLVPIWITDKELESVASFRSWKRIPVVVYRHQKNGAVIARCSQPEISWWGWRNTDDEYLVTSIAKACHMDSGAKGTATSRQRGEAPDSCDSDFDSSLTGGSGCDDSTVPHKLLILDARSYTAAVANRAKGGGCECEEYYPNCEVMFMGMANIHAIRNSFQALRAVCSQIPDPGNWLSALESTRWLQHLSVMLKAATLVCGAVEREGRPVLVHCSDGWDRTPQIVALAKVLLDPYYRTLEGFQVLVETEWLDYGHKFGDRCGHQENMDDVSEQCPVFLQWLDCVHQLLKQFPCLFEFNEAFLVKLVQHTYSCLYGTFLCNNAREREAKNIYKRTCSVWSLLRAGNKNFQNFLYVPGLDVVLQPVCHTRALQLWTAVYLPTSSPCTAVDESVELYLPPCVAGDELTSRSLDRLPKTRSMDNLLTALESGLPLTRTSSDPNLNKHCQEPSAPEPSGAVEDTSADSSGEDIPDGTEEVHSADHGLDNSGPGAECSEEPCLTTQPLPSLPLPPVSVGMNDSPTHSNTAFSTPVLHQASPQITNLPLPSPPLETESPSRTAEPSSPTHKSEPCLPLPCKNTQPATNTFILLSNGHVDGEASGPPQSSTLLTLKQRGGSMGDSTETLTDEGDLPPVSPSPLPQHLAQSDFSDEDQPQKEENLRTDLVKGRGRTLTDTAAAVDSAQVPPRHLTSQGQLSDLPLLGLPWDSVQGLVQSTCSHSAVIRALHPSNYQSRQLAGKLLRSQGFAAASGSQCCRREALCCSSGSLQAGWLAAARSSSYNGLCGPAFNSYSLAVHQLLPASYSSLSASSSPPPPQTPAYLDDDGLPVPLDAVQQRLRQIEAGYKQEVEVLRQQVRQLQMRLESKQLSSPPSEPDIDYEDDITCLRESDNSNEEDSLSTHSEDRLSEGSWDQVEPKDTEVTRWVPDHMASHCFNCDCEFWIAKRRHHCRNCGNVFCKDCCHLKLPIPDQQLYDPVLVCNTCNDLLLESRTREIRSQQLKKAIATASS
- the mtmr4 gene encoding myotubularin-related protein 4 isoform X1 translates to MSLAARVSCSMLNCFGEEGPPSLEYIKAKDLFPQKDLVKEDESLQVPFPVLQGEGVEYLGHADEAIIAISNYRVHIKFKDSVINVPLRLIESVESREMFQLHIICKDSKVVRCHFATFKQCQEWVKRLNWAIAHPSRLEDLFALAYHAWCLGASADDEDQHVHLCRPGDHVRHRMEMEVRRMGFDTQNVWRVSDINCNYKLCSSYPQKLLVPIWITDKELESVASFRSWKRIPVVVYRHQKNGAVIARCSQPEISWWGWRNTDDEYLVTSIAKACHMDSGAKGTATSRQRGEAPDSCDSDFDSSLTGGSGCDDSTVPHKLLILDARSYTAAVANRAKGGGCECEEYYPNCEVMFMGMANIHAIRNSFQALRAVCSQIPDPGNWLSALESTRWLQHLSVMLKAATLVCGAVEREGRPVLVHCSDGWDRTPQIVALAKVLLDPYYRTLEGFQVLVETEWLDYGHKFGDRCGHQENMDDVSEQCPVFLQWLDCVHQLLKQFPCLFEFNEAFLVKLVQHTYSCLYGTFLCNNAREREAKNIYKRTCSVWSLLRAGNKNFQNFLYVPGLDVVLQPVCHTRALQLWTAVYLPTSSPCTAVDESVELYLPPCVAGDELTSRSLDRLPKTRSMDNLLTALESGLPLTRTSSDPNLNKHCQEPSAPEPSGAVEDTSADSSGEDIPDGTEEVHSADHGLDNSGPGAECSEEPCLTTQPLPSLPLPPVSVGMNDSPTHSNTAFSTPVLHQASPQITNLPLPSPPLETESPSRTAEPSSPTHKSEPCLPLPCKNTQPATNTFILLSNGHVDGEASGPPQSSTLLTLKQRGGSMGDSTETLTDEGDLPPVSPSPLPQHLAQSDFSDEDQPQKEENLRTDLVKGRGRTLTDTAAAVDSAQVPPRHLTSQGQLSDLPLLGLPWDSVQGLVQSTCSHSAVIRALHPSNYQSRQLAGKLLRSQGFAAASGSQCCRREALCCSSGSLQAGWLAAARSSSYNGLCGPAFNSYSLAVHQLLPASYSSLSASSSPPPPQTPAYLDDDGLPVPLDAVQQRLRQIEAGYKQEVEVLRQQVRQLQMRLESKQLSSPPSEPDIDYEDDITCLRESDNSNEEDSLSTHSEDRLSEGSWDQVEPKDTEVTRWVPDHMASHCFNCDCEFWIAKRRHHCRNCGNVFCKDCCHLKLPIPDQQLYDPVLVCNTCNDLLLESRTREIRSQQLKKAIATASS
- the mtmr4 gene encoding myotubularin-related protein 4 isoform X3, translating into MFQLHIICKDSKVVRCHFATFKQCQEWVKRLNWAIAHPSRLEDLFALAYHAWCLGASADDEDQHVHLCRPGDHVRHRMEMEVRRMGFDTQNVWRVSDINCNYKLCSSYPQKLLVPIWITDKELESVASFRSWKRIPVVVYRHQKNGAVIARCSQPEISWWGWRNTDDEYLVTSIAKACHMDSGAKGTATSRQRGEAPDSCDSDFDSSLTGGSGCDDSTVPHKLLILDARSYTAAVANRAKGGGCECEEYYPNCEVMFMGMANIHAIRNSFQALRAVCSQIPDPGNWLSALESTRWLQHLSVMLKAATLVCGAVEREGRPVLVHCSDGWDRTPQIVALAKVLLDPYYRTLEGFQVLVETEWLDYGHKFGDRCGHQENMDDVSEQCPVFLQWLDCVHQLLKQFPCLFEFNEAFLVKLVQHTYSCLYGTFLCNNAREREAKNIYKRTCSVWSLLRAGNKNFQNFLYVPGLDVVLQPVCHTRALQLWTAVYLPTSSPCTAVDESVELYLPPCVAGDELTSRSLDRLPKTRSMDNLLTALESGLPLTRTSSDPNLNKHCQEPSAPEPSGAVEDTSADSSGEDIPDGTEEVHSADHGLDNSGPGAECSEEPCLTTQPLPSLPLPPVSVGMNDSPTHSNTAFSTPVLHQASPQITNLPLPSPPLETESPSRTAEPSSPTHKSEPCLPLPCKNTQPATNTFILLSNGHVDGEASGPPQSSTLLTLKQRGGSMGDSTETLTDEGDLPPVSPSPLPQHLAQSDFSDEDQPQKEENLRTDLVKGRGRTLTDTAAAVDSAQVPPRHLTSQGQLSDLPLLGLPWDSVQGLVQSTCSHSAVIRALHPSNYQSRQLAGKLLRSQGFAAASGSQCCRREALCCSSGSLQAGWLAAARSSSYNGLCGPAFNSYSLAVHQLLPASYSSLSASSSPPPPQTPAYLDDDGLPVPLDAVQQRLRQIEAGYKQEVEVLRQQVRQLQMRLESKQLSSPPSEPDIDYEDDITCLRESDNSNEEDSLSTHSEDRLSEGSWDQVEPKDTEVTRWVPDHMASHCFNCDCEFWIAKRRHHCRNCGNVFCKDCCHLKLPIPDQQLYDPVLVCNTCNDLLLESRTREIRSQQLKKAIATASS